From the genome of Scytonema hofmannii PCC 7110, one region includes:
- a CDS encoding TauD/TfdA dioxygenase family protein, whose translation MSNKHIEVKQVAGFIGAEISGVDLSRPLHDEAVKEIRQALLKWKVVFFRGQNIDHTAQIAFTARFGEVTYAHPHEDEPIEGFSEILPIDRSRFERRNGLRRSSYESRWHTDVTAVVNPPTLSILRAVNVPSIGGDTQWTNLVAAYEGLSAPLRDLADKLKAEHRFNARLRIPSYSKLAQRIAANPLVSIHPVVRVHPETGERALYVNPGFTSHILDVSPQESDLLLELFFNQITKPAYTTRFRWNNGDIAFWDNRATAHLAPQDLDHLEVERVLYRTTIKGDIPVGVDGFRSQAVEGEPFGIEVPNILQNKAEKVKAEPVLS comes from the coding sequence ATGAGCAACAAGCACATAGAAGTCAAACAGGTAGCTGGTTTCATCGGTGCGGAAATTAGTGGTGTAGATCTTTCTCGTCCTCTGCACGATGAAGCAGTCAAAGAAATTCGTCAAGCACTCTTGAAGTGGAAAGTCGTGTTCTTTCGCGGTCAGAATATCGATCATACTGCCCAAATTGCGTTCACAGCTCGTTTTGGCGAAGTAACTTATGCACATCCACACGAGGATGAGCCGATTGAAGGGTTCTCAGAAATCTTACCGATTGACCGCAGCCGCTTTGAGCGGCGCAATGGTTTGCGTCGTTCTAGCTATGAAAGCCGATGGCACACCGATGTGACAGCAGTTGTTAACCCTCCTACCTTATCAATTTTGCGTGCGGTTAACGTCCCTAGTATTGGTGGTGACACACAGTGGACTAATCTGGTTGCAGCCTATGAGGGTTTGTCAGCACCTCTACGCGATCTGGCAGATAAATTAAAAGCCGAACATCGTTTTAATGCGCGTTTACGGATACCTAGCTACAGCAAACTTGCCCAACGCATCGCTGCTAATCCTCTAGTTTCTATCCACCCAGTGGTGCGCGTTCATCCTGAGACTGGCGAACGCGCCTTGTACGTGAATCCTGGCTTTACCTCGCATATTCTTGACGTATCACCCCAAGAGAGTGACTTGTTGCTTGAGTTGTTCTTCAACCAAATTACTAAACCCGCTTACACCACCCGCTTTCGCTGGAACAACGGTGACATCGCTTTCTGGGACAATCGCGCCACCGCACATTTAGCTCCTCAAGATCTGGATCATCTGGAAGTGGAGCGCGTTCTCTATCGCACCACTATCAAAGGTGATATTCCAGTCGGGGTCGATGGTTTCCGATCGCAAGCGGTTGAAGGTGAGCCGTTCGGTATCGAAGTCCCAAACATCTTGCAGAACAAAGCAGAGAAGGTGAAAGCAGAACCAGTCCTTTCGTAA
- a CDS encoding MFS transporter, whose protein sequence is MGYRQLNGWVKNIYLYLPAFKSRNFRLFFSGQTLSLSGTFMTQVTISWLIYELTNSAWLLGLTGFLQFLPTLILAPFSGVLSARWSRRDLLMLVQVLGIIVSLSLTVLSFLELVNFWLLIIVSILGGLLKGLDMPVRYAIVIETVDDRADLGNAIALYSAILSSSLLIGPALGGILLATLGAKYCFLYDSLSYVVALLTLAAMRLQPTPKPVTSSTNDTWQKLKEGFSYVYNALPIRVILLLLALHGLFGISYMTLLPIFAADILKGGGETLGFLSGAGSVGSLIGCLYLSLCRKVLGLERLMALCPVAIGIGLIAFALSREVWLSLLMLVVVGGGGMLQVSCSNTIVQTLVEDDKRGRVMSLYSLAMIGTLPLGNLMAGSLAQYIGAPNTVIGSGIVCLLESVWLQGHLPLLTSWIVNRTSHNLKKIR, encoded by the coding sequence ATGGGGTATCGGCAATTAAACGGCTGGGTGAAGAACATTTATTTGTATTTACCTGCATTCAAATCACGTAACTTTCGACTCTTCTTTAGCGGACAAACCCTGTCTCTATCAGGTACCTTCATGACCCAGGTCACAATTTCCTGGCTGATTTATGAACTGACAAATTCTGCTTGGTTGTTAGGCTTAACTGGGTTTCTGCAATTTCTACCTACTTTAATTCTGGCACCGTTTTCAGGAGTTTTATCCGCTCGCTGGAGTCGGCGAGATTTACTGATGTTGGTGCAGGTGCTGGGAATTATCGTTTCGCTGAGTTTGACTGTACTCAGTTTTTTAGAGTTAGTCAATTTCTGGTTATTAATCATTGTTAGTATTCTTGGTGGATTGTTGAAAGGTTTAGATATGCCTGTCAGGTATGCGATCGTCATTGAAACAGTAGACGATCGCGCCGATTTGGGCAACGCGATCGCGCTTTATTCCGCCATACTCAGCAGTTCTCTATTGATTGGACCTGCACTTGGTGGTATTTTGCTTGCTACGCTAGGAGCTAAATATTGCTTCCTTTACGACAGCCTTAGCTACGTTGTAGCCTTATTAACCCTAGCGGCAATGAGATTACAACCAACTCCAAAACCAGTCACATCGTCAACCAATGACACTTGGCAGAAATTAAAAGAAGGATTCAGCTATGTCTACAATGCATTGCCAATTCGCGTCATCTTGTTGTTATTGGCATTGCATGGTTTATTTGGCATCTCTTATATGACGCTACTTCCCATCTTTGCGGCTGACATTCTCAAAGGCGGTGGGGAGACATTGGGCTTTTTGAGTGGAGCAGGTTCAGTAGGTTCGCTCATAGGGTGTCTCTATCTCAGTTTGTGTCGAAAAGTGTTAGGTTTAGAACGGCTGATGGCATTGTGTCCTGTTGCGATCGGGATTGGGCTAATTGCCTTTGCACTATCTAGAGAGGTCTGGCTTTCGTTGTTGATGCTAGTGGTGGTCGGCGGCGGTGGAATGCTTCAGGTTTCTTGTAGTAACACGATTGTCCAAACCCTGGTAGAAGACGATAAGCGCGGCAGGGTGATGAGTCTTTATTCTCTAGCTATGATTGGTACGTTACCTTTAGGTAACTTAATGGCAGGTAGTCTAGCACAGTACATTGGTGCTCCCAATACAGTCATCGGGAGTGGTATTGTTTGCCTTTTAGAATCGGTTTGGTTGCAAGGGCACTTACCCCTTCTGACAAGTTGGATTGTTAATCGAACTAGCCACAATTTAAAAAAAATACGGTAA
- a CDS encoding SDR family NAD(P)-dependent oxidoreductase, with protein sequence MTPTGFSLDGKIALVTGGVRGLGLEIAKALANAGAFVLINGRSQESLERWLFRNGIQCRSSCRSRNR encoded by the coding sequence ATGACGCCAACTGGATTCTCATTAGATGGAAAAATTGCTCTCGTGACTGGAGGAGTTCGGGGACTGGGGCTAGAAATTGCCAAAGCGCTCGCGAATGCCGGAGCGTTTGTTCTCATTAATGGACGAAGCCAGGAAAGCCTAGAGCGCTGGCTTTTTCGCAACGGAATCCAATGCCGATCTAGTTGCCGATCGCGAAATCGCTGA
- a CDS encoding glutathione S-transferase family protein yields MSNIELYFAKASTFSQRTRVVVLEKRIDFTPIEIDLQNKPEGFTRISRYGKVPAIKHGDIEIYESAIINEYLEEVFPEPPLLPQTPGEKAIARIWIDYANTRLVPAFSKFLRSKETNEQEQGRREFTEALLYIEEEGLGKLSGSGSYWLGDKFSLVDISFYPWFERLPLLTHFRKFTLPTETPRLQKWWNVVRDRESIRAVANPESYYLERFAKILGEPAVVGGAQK; encoded by the coding sequence ATGAGTAACATCGAACTTTACTTTGCCAAAGCTTCTACTTTCTCCCAACGCACCCGTGTTGTAGTTTTGGAAAAAAGAATTGACTTTACTCCAATTGAAATTGACTTACAAAATAAACCAGAGGGGTTTACACGAATTTCACGCTATGGTAAGGTTCCTGCTATCAAACATGGGGACATTGAAATCTATGAGTCTGCTATCATCAACGAATATTTAGAAGAAGTCTTTCCAGAACCACCTTTGTTGCCTCAGACTCCTGGAGAAAAAGCGATCGCTCGCATTTGGATAGACTACGCCAACACTCGCCTAGTACCTGCATTTAGCAAATTCCTGCGGAGTAAAGAGACTAACGAACAGGAACAAGGACGAAGAGAGTTCACTGAAGCTCTATTGTATATTGAAGAAGAAGGATTGGGTAAGCTTTCTGGCAGTGGTTCTTACTGGTTGGGAGATAAGTTTAGTCTGGTCGATATTAGTTTTTATCCATGGTTTGAGCGCTTACCTCTGTTAACACACTTCCGCAAATTTACACTGCCAACAGAAACACCTCGCCTGCAGAAATGGTGGAATGTGGTACGCGATCGCGAGTCAATTCGAGCAGTTGCAAATCCAGAGAGCTACTATCTGGAAAGATTTGCCAAGATTCTCGGCGAACCTGCTGTCGTGGGTGGTGCTCAAAAGTAG
- a CDS encoding MFS transporter, protein MNLRNSPDSVVLLQNPKTAIATALVGFCAFLNLYSPQALLPLFAQVFHASKVEVSLTVSATTTAVALSAPWAGVLADILGRKRLIVPSLLILSLLTGLVSTASGLHTIIFWRFLQGLMMAVVFAVSIA, encoded by the coding sequence ATGAATCTGAGAAATTCACCCGATAGTGTTGTTTTACTACAAAACCCTAAAACTGCGATCGCCACTGCTCTAGTAGGTTTTTGTGCGTTTCTCAACCTCTATTCTCCTCAGGCGCTACTGCCTCTGTTCGCACAGGTCTTTCATGCCTCTAAAGTAGAAGTGAGCCTAACTGTGAGCGCAACAACAACGGCAGTAGCCTTGTCCGCACCATGGGCAGGTGTTTTGGCTGATATCTTAGGTCGTAAGCGTCTAATTGTTCCATCCCTATTGATACTGAGTTTACTAACAGGCTTAGTATCAACTGCATCTGGGTTGCATACCATTATCTTCTGGCGTTTTTTGCAAGGTCTGATGATGGCAGTGGTTTTCGCTGTTAGTATTGCCTAA